The following coding sequences lie in one Dermacentor andersoni unplaced genomic scaffold, qqDerAnde1_hic_scaffold ctg00000073.1, whole genome shotgun sequence genomic window:
- the LOC140214467 gene encoding uncharacterized protein, translating to MVRDRLSPYMEAKGLFADTMFGFRPHMSAQDVLLQLHRDIIRPTAMRHNDKAILALDLRGAFDNVRHGSILANLSTTDCGHKAFAYVRDFLSKRQALLKIEDEEYGPYTMGTRGTPQGAVLSPLLFNIAMMQLPQQLARVEGIQHALYADDITIWTTEGSVGEMEDRLQRAASIVDSYAIHCGLQCAPAKSELLHIKTNPKDNTSLRLFLMGGPIREVEEIRILGLFVHHRLSPESTIDKLKRIGEQVGRMIHRVSNKRGGLRGRDALRLAHAFVTSRILYSVPYLRTTKKHDERIDAIIRKVTKRALDLPVATCNAKLLALGVLNSYQELKEAHLVNQYTRLSQTVSGRHLLDRLHIQHECIPEDTCRLPELWRHKLWVPPLPRNMDTQTHEGRRKARARALEHQYGLKQGVYYVDVAGPSPTGFYTAAVVHQDQRVNGLSYRAFNSAQAEEVAIALAASDPNSKVIITDSRRACEHYLAGEVSPLAYRILQRAVRESDPSPKRIIWTPGHQGLRGNEAADAAARALTHRAPQPDSSGSEIRQPLLRFREILADYCERHRLFPVPAKGLSKADERTLRRLQTNTLLCPAIAKHFDPKVDGRCPHCGEVSDNFHMVWACQMNPSLPPNPSPTREAWEAALLNCSALESQRALVQRARVAASSSGVPD from the coding sequence ATGGTTCGCGATCGCCTCTCTCCGTACATGGAGGCTAAGGGCCTCTTTGCAGACACTATGTTTGGTTTCCGCCCGCATATGTCTGCACAGGACGTCCTCCTCCAACTACATCGCGACATAATACGACCCACAGCCATGCGCCACAACGACAAGGCCATCCTTGCCCTCGATCTTAggggggcctttgacaacgttcgTCACGGCAGCATCCTGGCAAACCTGAGCACCACGGATTGCGGGCACAAGGCATTCGCCTACGTCAGAGATTTCCTCTCGAAGCGTCAGGCCCTCCTTAAGATCGAGGACGAGGAATATGGCCCATACACCATGGGCACACGGGGCACTCCCCAAGGAGCGGTGTTGTCGCCACTCCTTTTCAACATTGCCATGATGCAGCTTCCACAACAACTGGCCCGGGTGGAAGGCATCCAACACGCACTTTACGCGGATGACATAACAATTTGGACTACCGAAGGGAGCGTTGGGGAAATGGAGGACCGCCTCCAGCGGGCCGCCTCCATCGTCGATAGCTATGCTATCCACTGTGGTCTCCAATGCGCTCCTGCGAAATCGGAACTTCTTCACATTAAAACCAATCCCAAAGACAACACGAGTTTGCGTCTCTTTCTGATGGGAGGTCCTATTAGAGAGGTCGAGGAGATCCGGATCCTGGGTCTGTTCGTCCATCACAGACTCAGCCCGGAATCCACTATCGACAAACTCAAACGCATAGGCGAACAGGTCGGACGTATGATCCACCGCGTTTCCAACAAACGCGGCGGGTTGCGGGGCAGGGACGCGCTTCGGCTCGCCCATGCCTTCGTAACCAGCAGGATCCTATACTCCGTACCCTACCTTCGAACTACAAAGAAACACGATGAACgcatcgacgccatcataaggaaGGTTACAAAGCGAGCTTTGGACCTCCCGGTGGCTACCTGCAACGCTAAGTTGTTGGCTCTAGGTGTGCTTAACTCCTACCAAGAGTTAAAGGAAGCCCACCTTGTGAACCAATACACGCGACTCTCGCAGACGGTGTCCGGGCGCCACTTGCTAGACCGCTTGCACATACAACACGAGTGCATTCCAGAGGACACATGCAGGCTTCCGGAGCTCTGGCGTCACAAGCTCTGGGTCCCTCCACTCCCGCGCAACATGGACACGCAGACACATGAAGGCAGACGAAAGGCGCGCGCTCGGGCTCTCGAACACCAATATGGATTAAAGCAAGGTGTATACTACGTTGATGTGGCAGGGCCGTCGCCCACTGGATTCTACACGGCTGCCGTAGTTCACCAGGACCAACGAGTTAACGGACTTTCCTACCGCGCTTTCAACTCCGCGCAGGCCGAGGAGGTTGCTATAGCACTTGCCGCCTCGGACCCGAATTCGAAGGTAATCATCACAGATTCGCGCAGAGCCTGTGAGCACTACCTGGCCGGCGAGGTATCACCTTTAGCCTACCGCATTTTACAGCGAGCCGTGAGGGAATCGGACCCCTCACCCAAACGCATTATTTGGACTCCGGGCCACCAGGGCCTTAGAGGTAACGAGGCTGCGGACGCGGCCGCCCGAGCGCTTACCCACCGGGCACCTCAACCAGACTCTTCCGGCTCAGAGATTAGACAACCGCTTCTGCGGTTCAGGGAAATTCTGGCAGACTATTGCGAACGTCATCGGCTTTTCCCGGTCCCTGCTAAGGGCCTGAGTAAGGCCGATGAACGAACACTGCGGCGCCTGCAGACAAACACCCTGTTGTGTCCTGCAATAGCAAAACATTTTGACCCAAAAGTTGATGGGCGATGCCCTCACTGTGGGGAAGTCTCCGATAACtttcacatggtgtgggcatgtcaGATGAATCCGTCCCTTCCCCCCAACCCTTCCCCCACTAGAGAGGCATGGGAGGCAGCCCTACTCAATTGCTCGGCGCTGGAGTCCCAAAGGGCTCTAGTCCAACGGGCGCGGGTAGCAGCTTCGTCCAGTGGGGTCCCAGACTAA